The sequence TGAATTGAGGCAGAGGAAACGCGTCGAGTCCTAGGGTTTTATATGAGCAGTGAGCAGTAGCTAGCTTGATAGCCAGTCAGTTCTAGCAACTAGTCAACCAACCAGCTAGTGGATTTCATGCTATTGGAACGATTGAGCTACAGCTGATGGATGTCTCCGCTATAAACACGACAAAATTAGCCAGAACATCAGCAGCTATCCCTGTGATTATCAGGGTGATAGCATAAATAGCCATAAGACGTTTTGAAATAATAGATCAAAACAATTGGCTATCTCCTCAACACGGCAGTTTTACATGATATAAGctgctgtgtaacaaacagcaaCCAAAAACAACCGGCTATTTGTACCTGCTGTGTGATTGTCTCAACTAGTATGCTAGTACATACGTTCAATTGACTGACACCAACACAGCTCACCGCTATAACTGTGAAGCAGTGTGGCGGAAAACAAAAAATCCACACACACTGCCACAGAACAATTGGTTCCACTTTTACTATTTCTCAGTGTGGGGCTGTTGCCTGAAAACATAAAAGCAACAACCAGGGTCGCACCGTATCGCTAAATGGGTGAAGCAACACGCGACTGCACTTACCTAGTCTCAGAACACTGAGAAATAACCAtttgtgttttgtgtttgtaCGTCTGAATCTGAAGTCCTGTTTTTCAATTTTAGATGaagaataataaaagttatattttaatgtctttgtttaaaaaaaatacctcCACCTACAGTGAACCTTTAcctcttacttcaaagttgattttctggatcatCACACCACACcaggctatgaaagaaacatcttCTAGAAgccgctcagctgcttgacaacctactgcttgtggtttattaagccaatttctgatgaaatTCACCATATACAATCACATACAAACTACCACACAAGACGCACCACTAGGTTATACCTTCCTCAAAAAATAAGTACtcatttatttttctaaattGAAATGAATTCCTTTATTGATATTGTTATTGATGATTCGATTATATAATCAAGTAATTTTATGGCTGAATTATTGAGATATCAGGTGTCACCACGTTCCGCTTATCATGTGCTCATATGTAAATTCAGTGAAAGAAAATATAAGAGAAGATTTTTCTTGTTATCATTGATGACTGCAGGGAGTCAGGTGGTGATTCAGCATTGTTTGGGGAGCACACAGTCATTATCTTTTAGAAGATATCCCTCATTACAGGCACATTGGGGAATTTGTTGGGGAAAACAGATTGTTGCCAAGTTTGGTTCCTGACACGTTGCTCGGCACATCTTTGCGACAGCCTCATAGGTCTTATTAGGGCCACACGTTGCATTGCAGTATTTAGGATCGACACATTGTACATTGAAGCCAGATGTCCCTTTCTGTGCATATAATCCTTTATCACATACACACCCCGGCACGGGC comes from Engystomops pustulosus chromosome 6, aEngPut4.maternal, whole genome shotgun sequence and encodes:
- the LOC140065538 gene encoding SCO-spondin-like gives rise to the protein MGILTLSIVFLVSFLQGECDTAEIMECPPGSTMGSVSPCALTCGNVDNPPAGECPEEPVPGCVCDKGLYAQKGTSGFNVQCVDPKYCNATCGPNKTYEAVAKMCRATCQEPNLATICFPQQIPQCACNEGYLLKDNDCVLPKQC